A stretch of the Pedobacter sp. MC2016-14 genome encodes the following:
- a CDS encoding VOC family protein: protein MFNRIHHIAIICSDYERSKDFYTRIMGFEVLNEVYRAERKSYKLDLAVNGLYQIELFSFENPPARPSRPESAGLRHLAFEVEDVENVAKSLSLKGVLVEPIRIDEYTGKRFTFFADPDGLPLEIYEL, encoded by the coding sequence ATGTTTAATAGAATTCATCACATCGCGATCATTTGTTCAGACTATGAACGCAGTAAAGATTTTTATACCCGGATTATGGGTTTTGAAGTTTTAAATGAAGTTTACAGGGCAGAACGTAAATCGTACAAGCTAGACCTGGCTGTGAATGGTTTATATCAAATAGAACTGTTTTCTTTTGAAAATCCACCAGCACGTCCTTCAAGGCCAGAATCTGCAGGTTTAAGACATCTGGCTTTTGAGGTAGAGGATGTAGAGAATGTTGCAAAAAGCCTTTCTTTAAAAGGAGTATTGGTTGAACCCATTCGTATAGATGAGTATACAGGTAAACGTTTTACTTTTTTTGCTGATCCTGATGGTTTGCCTTTGGAAATTTATGAGCTTTAA
- a CDS encoding tRNA1(Val) (adenine(37)-N6)-methyltransferase — protein MKINTDGVLLAALAHHQKPVHILDIGTGTGVIALMLAQRFADAQIDAVEIDEQAALTAQLNVENSVFSSRCKVYHTDVAQYTSAKQYDLIVSNPPYFVNDLKNPEKRKELARHADETFFGALLAKVAQLLHKEGKFWLILPVKQAEWIITHAVLWKMFPSQLIHLHSDASKSEFRRIICLQYQRAAIVQEHFYIYESKGMHTAAYTTLLKDFFIGL, from the coding sequence ATGAAGATCAATACCGATGGCGTTTTACTTGCTGCACTGGCCCATCACCAAAAACCTGTACATATATTAGATATAGGTACGGGAACGGGTGTAATTGCATTGATGCTGGCACAACGCTTTGCCGATGCACAAATTGACGCTGTAGAAATTGATGAACAGGCAGCTTTGACTGCGCAGCTAAATGTAGAAAATTCAGTTTTTTCCAGCCGCTGTAAGGTTTATCATACAGATGTTGCACAGTATACATCGGCAAAGCAGTACGATTTAATTGTTTCCAACCCTCCTTATTTTGTGAACGATCTTAAAAATCCGGAGAAAAGAAAAGAATTGGCCAGACATGCCGATGAGACATTCTTTGGGGCTTTGCTGGCTAAAGTAGCACAGTTGCTACATAAAGAAGGTAAGTTTTGGCTCATCTTACCGGTAAAGCAAGCTGAATGGATCATCACTCATGCTGTATTGTGGAAAATGTTTCCCTCACAGCTCATCCATTTACATTCTGATGCCTCAAAGTCAGAATTTCGCAGAATTATATGCCTGCAATATCAGCGTGCTGCAATTGTGCAGGAACATTTCTATATTTATGAATCAAAAGGAATGCATACAGCTGCTTATACAACGCTGCTAAAAGATTTCTTTATAGGACTTTAG
- a CDS encoding metallophosphoesterase, translated as MIKIGLMSDTHGFLDDAVFRHFESCDEIWHAGDFGSEVAEKLAAFKPLKGVYGNIDGQQIRSEYPENLRFNCEKVDVWMTHIGGYPGRYAPAVKPVIYTNPPKLFITGHSHILKVMFDKKINCLHINPGAAGNSGWHKIKTLIRFSISDEKIHTLEAIEIGNR; from the coding sequence ATGATTAAAATAGGCTTGATGTCAGATACACATGGTTTTTTAGATGATGCGGTTTTCAGGCATTTTGAATCTTGTGATGAAATATGGCATGCCGGAGATTTTGGTTCAGAGGTTGCTGAAAAACTCGCCGCTTTTAAACCGTTAAAAGGAGTGTATGGCAATATAGACGGACAGCAAATTCGCTCAGAATATCCCGAAAACCTGCGTTTCAACTGTGAAAAGGTAGATGTTTGGATGACACATATAGGTGGTTACCCCGGCAGATATGCCCCCGCTGTAAAACCGGTAATATACACTAACCCTCCAAAGCTTTTCATTACCGGGCATTCTCACATTTTAAAAGTAATGTTTGATAAAAAAATTAATTGTCTTCATATAAATCCCGGTGCTGCGGGAAATTCCGGCTGGCATAAAATAAAAACTTTAATCCGCTTCAGTATTTCGGACGAAAAAATACATACCTTAGAGGCCATTGAAATTGGTAATAGATAA
- the fbp gene encoding class 1 fructose-bisphosphatase produces the protein MAVIKTLGQFIIEKQADFPYAKGELSRLLRDIGIAAKIVNREVNKAGLAEILGDAGTVNVQGEDQKKLDVFANMQFISALTSGGECCIVATEEEDEFVPIDSPVSKNAKYIVCIDPLDGSSNIDVNAAVGTIFSILRRKSVEGMATLEDVLQKGTEQVAAGYVIYGSSTMMVYTTGKGVNGFTLDPSIGEFCLSHPDLKVPEEGYIYSINEGNYVHFPEGVKKYLKYAQAEDAATNRPYTSRYIGSMIGDVHRNLIKGGIYMYPTTSSSPKGKLRLMYEGNPMAFIIEQAGGTASDGFNRIMDIVPTELHQRVPVFIGSKKMVDKIEELMKEYSPENNLNAPAEKTLEQLNIVGGID, from the coding sequence ATGGCAGTTATAAAAACACTAGGGCAGTTCATCATTGAAAAGCAGGCAGATTTTCCTTACGCAAAAGGAGAGCTTTCAAGGTTACTGCGCGATATTGGGATCGCGGCAAAAATTGTAAACAGGGAGGTTAATAAAGCAGGCTTAGCAGAAATTCTTGGAGATGCAGGTACTGTAAATGTACAGGGAGAGGACCAGAAAAAACTGGATGTTTTTGCCAATATGCAGTTCATTTCGGCACTCACCAGTGGCGGAGAATGCTGTATCGTAGCTACTGAAGAAGAAGATGAGTTTGTGCCAATAGACTCACCGGTATCTAAAAATGCAAAATATATTGTTTGTATAGATCCCTTAGATGGTTCATCTAATATTGATGTCAATGCAGCTGTAGGGACCATATTTTCTATTCTGAGAAGAAAATCGGTAGAAGGAATGGCTACTTTAGAAGATGTGTTGCAAAAAGGTACGGAGCAGGTCGCAGCAGGATATGTAATTTATGGTTCATCTACCATGATGGTATATACTACCGGAAAAGGTGTAAATGGATTTACTTTAGACCCATCTATCGGTGAGTTTTGCTTATCGCATCCTGATTTAAAGGTTCCGGAAGAAGGATATATCTATTCTATCAATGAAGGAAATTATGTGCATTTCCCAGAAGGTGTAAAAAAATACCTCAAATATGCCCAGGCAGAAGATGCGGCTACAAATCGTCCTTATACCTCCAGGTATATTGGTTCTATGATTGGTGATGTACACAGAAACCTCATTAAAGGAGGGATTTATATGTACCCAACTACTTCCAGCTCTCCAAAAGGTAAACTGAGGCTGATGTACGAAGGAAATCCGATGGCTTTTATCATAGAACAGGCAGGTGGTACCGCTTCGGATGGTTTTAACCGCATTATGGATATTGTGCCTACAGAATTACACCAGCGTGTGCCGGTATTCATTGGCTCTAAAAAAATGGTGGATAAAATAGAAGAACTGATGAAGGAGTATTCGCCCGAAAATAACCTGAATGCACCAGCAGAAAAAACGCTGGAGCAGTTAAATATTGTTGGAGGAATTGATTAA
- a CDS encoding ImuA family protein, with product MEGTLRDKQDIISQLRKEILSLQGFKPAAAGKMGIKGLGLVEAVFPNGVFPRGVLHEFLTEAPEQAAACSGFIAGLLSTLMQHNGACIWVSASRMIFPPALKAFGLSPDRIIFIDVKKEKDVLWAMEEALKCGGLAAVIADVREVSLIQSRRLQLAAEQSKVTGFMLRSDPRKYSTTSCVARWKISPVASEFEDGMPGIGYPRWRVELLKLRNGNPGNWEIEWSQGCFKVFTAKAAESDVLQQGRRAV from the coding sequence ATGGAAGGCACATTGAGGGATAAACAGGATATCATTAGTCAGCTGCGAAAGGAAATACTGTCCTTGCAGGGCTTTAAACCAGCGGCAGCAGGCAAAATGGGTATCAAGGGCTTGGGCCTGGTAGAGGCTGTTTTTCCAAATGGTGTTTTTCCAAGGGGTGTATTGCATGAATTTTTAACCGAGGCACCAGAGCAGGCAGCAGCCTGCAGCGGGTTTATTGCTGGCTTACTGTCAACATTGATGCAGCACAATGGTGCCTGTATTTGGGTTAGCGCCAGCAGAATGATTTTTCCTCCCGCATTAAAAGCTTTTGGTCTGTCGCCAGACAGGATCATCTTTATAGATGTAAAAAAAGAAAAAGATGTGTTGTGGGCAATGGAAGAAGCTTTAAAGTGTGGCGGACTTGCGGCTGTAATTGCGGATGTAAGGGAAGTTAGCCTCATACAGTCCAGGAGGCTGCAACTTGCTGCAGAGCAAAGTAAGGTAACTGGTTTTATGCTGCGCAGCGATCCCCGCAAATACAGCACTACCTCTTGTGTTGCCCGCTGGAAAATCTCACCGGTAGCAAGTGAATTTGAAGATGGCATGCCAGGGATAGGTTACCCGAGGTGGCGGGTAGAACTGCTGAAACTGCGCAATGGAAATCCTGGAAACTGGGAAATAGAGTGGTCCCAAGGCTGCTTTAAGGTGTTTACAGCAAAAGCTGCAGAAAGTGATGTTCTGCAGCAGGGAAGAAGGGCGGTATAA
- a CDS encoding DNA polymerase Y family protein, producing MQKRFAVIWFRYLTTDWLTLRRPELQNQPFVFSVAERGKKVISGVNPVAAAQGLRPGLPLADAETFVPHLQVFEEKPGREANLLKALGEWCIRYAPVVALDAPDGLFLDISGCTHLWGGEEAYLKEINTKFKSKGYQVRVAIADTIGAAWAIAHFGTLNAIIESGEQANALLPLAPAALRLEAATLQRLHKLGLHQVRSFIGMPKSVLRRRFGDGLILRLAQALGRETEVLVPLQVPLPYQERLPSMEPIRTATGIEIAIRRLLEGICSRLKEEGKGLRTAVLTCYRVDGKVIEVNIGTNAPSHHAEHLFKLFQLKISSIRPALGIELFLLDAPKVEALSVPQEALWSDEPGLNNQQVTELLDRFTVKLGAEVVRRYLPDEHYWPEHSIKPAGSVLEQLTSSWQRHKLRPTQLLANPEQIEVAAPVPDYPPMLFRYKGQVHYIKKADGPERIEREWWLDSGAHRDYYSVEDEEGKRYWLFRLGHYTGDKSQNWFIHGYFA from the coding sequence ATGCAAAAGCGTTTTGCCGTCATATGGTTTCGTTATTTAACAACCGACTGGCTTACCCTTCGCCGGCCGGAACTGCAAAATCAACCTTTCGTTTTTAGTGTTGCCGAGCGGGGAAAAAAAGTCATTTCAGGGGTTAATCCTGTTGCGGCAGCTCAGGGACTCCGGCCTGGCCTGCCTTTGGCAGATGCAGAGACTTTTGTGCCCCATTTACAAGTCTTTGAAGAAAAACCTGGTCGTGAGGCCAACTTGTTAAAGGCATTGGGTGAATGGTGCATTCGCTATGCACCTGTTGTAGCTTTAGATGCGCCTGATGGATTGTTTCTGGATATATCCGGCTGTACGCATTTATGGGGTGGAGAAGAAGCCTATCTTAAGGAAATTAATACAAAATTTAAAAGTAAAGGCTATCAGGTCCGCGTTGCAATTGCCGATACCATAGGTGCCGCATGGGCCATTGCACATTTTGGCACCTTAAACGCAATTATAGAAAGCGGCGAGCAAGCCAATGCTTTACTGCCTTTGGCGCCAGCAGCCTTGCGACTGGAAGCTGCTACTTTGCAGCGCCTGCACAAACTGGGTTTACATCAGGTACGTAGTTTTATAGGCATGCCAAAATCAGTATTGCGGCGCAGGTTTGGTGATGGGCTTATTTTAAGGCTTGCACAAGCATTAGGAAGGGAAACAGAGGTGCTTGTGCCACTGCAGGTTCCTTTGCCTTATCAGGAACGTCTGCCAAGTATGGAGCCCATCCGCACGGCAACCGGAATTGAAATTGCCATCAGAAGACTTTTAGAAGGGATTTGCTCTCGCTTAAAAGAAGAAGGGAAGGGGCTGCGGACAGCGGTTTTAACTTGTTACAGGGTAGACGGTAAAGTAATTGAAGTAAACATTGGTACCAATGCCCCCTCACACCATGCTGAACATCTTTTTAAATTGTTTCAGCTCAAAATATCCAGTATCCGACCTGCATTAGGCATAGAGCTTTTCCTGTTGGATGCTCCAAAAGTAGAAGCCCTTTCTGTTCCGCAGGAAGCACTCTGGTCTGATGAACCCGGTTTAAATAACCAGCAAGTTACAGAGCTGCTGGATCGGTTTACTGTAAAACTTGGGGCTGAAGTGGTTAGGCGTTACCTTCCTGATGAACATTACTGGCCTGAGCACTCTATCAAACCGGCAGGTTCTGTTTTAGAGCAACTGACTTCAAGCTGGCAGCGGCATAAATTGCGGCCTACGCAATTGCTGGCCAATCCGGAGCAGATTGAAGTTGCTGCCCCGGTGCCCGATTATCCGCCCATGCTGTTTCGCTATAAAGGTCAGGTCCACTATATTAAAAAGGCCGATGGGCCTGAGCGCATTGAAAGAGAATGGTGGCTGGATAGTGGTGCCCACAGGGATTATTACAGCGTAGAAGATGAAGAAGGCAAGCGTTACTGGTTATTTAGGCTGGGGCATTATACAGGCGATAAATCCCAGAACTGGTTTATTCACGGTTATTTTGCATAG